The nucleotide sequence TGGATGGTCGCGAAGTCCCGCGATTCGCTGCCCTCGGTGGAGACCACCGAACTGGTGAGGTAGTTGATGCCCTGCTCGCCGGCCCATGTCGCGGAGTCCCGGCCGCCGCCGTACCAGACCCGATCGGCCAGGCCGGGCGAGTGCGGCTGGATCCGGTCGGTGAACTGCTCGATGCCGATGGTCCCGCTGAAGTCGCTGACCGGTTCGCCGCGCAGCGCGCGCAGCAGGCGCAGCACCCGCTCCTTCGAGAAGTCCTGCAGGTCGTGTGATTCGGGGTAGAGAGCGGTCTTGTAGTGGTCGTACTGCATCGGGATGCCGACCGATACGCCGGGGTTGATGCGCCCGCCGGACAGGATGTCGACGGTCGCGAGGTCCTCGGCGAGCCGGAACGGGTTCTCCAGACCGAGCGGGATCACGGCCGTGCCGATCTCGATGCGGCTGGTCCGCTGGCTGGCGGCGGCCATGATCGCGACGGGTGAGGAGATCCCTGGCTGCAGATGCCGGTCGCGCAGCCAGACGCTGTCGAAGCCCAGCTGCTCGGCCCGCACGATCACCTCGAGCGTCTCCTCCATGCCGGGCCGCGGGTCGTCGACGTCGAACCGGCCGATCGTCAGGAACCCGAGCTTGCGTAGCGGTTCACCACGTCGTGGCATGTGTCTCCCATCAACGACGAACGCGCGTGCTCATCAGAACACGCGCGTTCGCCGTCGACTTCCCCGTTACGCGGCCTGCGTCACCGACTCGGCCGTGGGCTCCAGTGCCAGCGCGACGATCTCGGCGACGTCGGTCATCGGCCGCACGTCGAGTGCCGTCAGCACCTCGGCGGGCACCTCGTCCAGGTCGGGCTCGTTGCGCTGCGGGATGAAGACGGTCGTCAGCCCGGCCCGTTGCGCCGCCAGCAGCTTCTGCTTGACGCCGCCGATCGGTAGCACCCGCCCGTTCAGCGTGACCTCACCGGTCATGCCGACGTCGCCGCGCACCTGCCTGCCGGTGGCCATGGAGACCAGCGCGGTGACCATCGTGACGCCGGCCGACGGGCCGTCCTTGGGCACCGCGCCCGCGGGCACGTGCACGTGGATCTGCCGGTCCAGCGTCTTCGGGTCGACGCCCAGCTGGTCGGCGTGGGCACGCACGTAGGAGAGCGCGATCTGCGCCGATTCCTTCATCACGTCGCCCAGCTGACCGGTCAGCTTGAGCCCCGGTTCGGCGTCGGTCGAGCCGGCCTCGATGTAGAGGACGTCGCCGCCGAGGCCGGTGACGGCCAGCCCGGTCGCCACGCCCGGCACCGCGGTGCGCTCGTTGGACTCCGGGGTGAACCGCGGCCGGCCCAGGTAGCCGACCAGGTCCGGCTCGTCGATGGTGATCGGCGTCGGATCCGCAGCCAGCTTCGTGGTGGCCTTCCGCAGCGCCTTGGCCAGCAGCCGTTCGAACTGCCGCACGCCCGGTTCGCGGGTGTAGTCCGCCGCGACCTTGCGCAGCGCCTCGTCGGTCACCCGCACCTCGTCGGGCGTGAGCGCTGCGCGCTCGGCCTGCCGGGGCAGCAGGTAGTCGCGGGCGATCGCCACCTTGTCGTCCTCGGTGTAGCCGTCGATCTGAATCAACTCCATGCGGTCCAGCAGGGCCGACGGGATGTTCTCGATGACGTTGGCCGTCGCCAGGAACACGACGTCGGACAGGTCGAGATCCAGCTCGAGGTAGTGGTCGCGGAACGTGTGGTTCTGCGCCGGGTCCAGCACCTCGAGCAGCGCCGACGACGGGTCGCCGCGGTAGTCCGAGCCCACCTTGTCGATCTCGTCGAGCAGCACGACGGGGTTCATCGACCCCGCCTCGCCGATGGCACGCACGATGCGGCCGGGCAGCGCGCCGACGTAGGTGCGCCGGTGCCCGCGGATCTCGGCCTCGTCGCGCACGCCGCCCAGGGCGACGCGGACGAACTTCCGGCCCAGCGCCCGTGCCACGGACTCACCCAGCGACGTCTTGCCGACACCGGGAGGGCCGGCGAGCACCATGACGGCGCCCGAACCGCGGCCGCCGACGACGGACATCTTGCGCTGCGCGCGCCGCGACCGCACGGCCAGGTACTCGACGATGCGGTCCTTGACGTCGTCGAGGCCGTGGTGGTCGGCGTCCAGGATGTTCCTGGCGGCCGCCAGATCCGTCGAGTCCTCGGTGGTGACGTTCCAGGGCAGGTCCAGGACGGTGTCCAGCCACGTGCGGATCCAGCCGCCCTCGGGGCTCTGGTCGCTGGAGCGCTCCAGCTTGCCGACCTCGCGCAGTGCGGCCTCGCGCACCTTCTCGGGCAGATCGGCCGCGTCGACGCGGGCCCGGTAGTCGTCGGAGCCCTCCTCGCCGTCGGGACCCAACTCGCCGAGCTCCTTGCGGATCGCGGCCAGCTGCTGGCGCAGCAGGAATTCCTTCTGCTGCTTGTCCATGCCGGCGCGGACGTCCTCGGCGATCTTGTCGGTCACCTCGACCTCGGCCAGGTGGTCGCCGGTCCACTCGACCAGCAGCCGCAGCCGGCGGGCCACGTCCTCGGTCTCGACCAGCTCGCGCTTCTGCACGTCGGTCAGATAGGACGCATAGCCCGCGGTGTCGGCGAGTGCCGACGGGTCACTGATCTTGTTGACCACGTCGACGATCTGCCACGCCTCGCGGCGCTGCAGCATCGCCAGCAGCAGCTTCTTGTAGTCGGCGGCGAGCGTCTTGACGTCCTCGGCGGCGGGGGTGTCGGCGACCTCGGTCACCTCCACCCACAGCGCGGCGCCGGGGCCGGTGGTGCCGGAGCCGATGTGGGCGCGGCGCTCACCGCGCACGACCGCGGCCGCACCGCCGCTGGGCATGCGGCCGACCTGGACGATCGAGGCGAGCACGCCGTGGGTGGGGTAGCGGTCGTCGAGCCGCGGGGCGATCAGCAGCTTGCCGGTGTCGGTGGCCTGCGCCGCGTCGACCGCGGCCCGGGCGGCGTCGTCGAGTTCGACCGGCACGACCATGCCGGGGAGCACGATGGGCTCGCTGACGAACAAGACGGGCACCGAGATGGTTTCGGGCATCGATCCTCCTGTATTCGGTCAACGGAAAGTTGAACCTGCTGCGCTCAACCTCGTGCCCGGGTGCTTTGTTCCCCCGTGGTTTCGCCGGTGGTGGAATAGCGGCCCCGCCCGCGGTGGTCGTAGCTCCGGTGAGCGAAGAAGCGAAGACGAATGACGGCATCGCCGGCAAGGTGGTCGCGATCACCGGCGCCAGCAGCGGGATCGGGGAGGCGACGGCGCGACTGCTCGGCGCCCGGGGGGCGCGGCTGGCGCTCGGCGCGCGCCGCACCGACCGGCTCGACCGCCTCGCCGAGGAGCTCGGTGGAGACGGCGTGGAGGTCCTGACCCAGGCCACCGACGTGACGCGGCGCGCCGATCTCGACGCCCTGGTGGCCGCGGCCGTCGAGCGGTTCGGCCGGCTCGACGTCCTCGTCGGCAACGCGGGCATCAGCAAGATCGGTCCGGTCGAGAACGGCGACGTCGCCGGCTGGGCGTCGATGCTGGAAGTGAACGTCATGGGCGTCCTGCACGGGATCGCCGCAGCTACACCGGTCTTCCGGCGCCAGGGCCGCGGCCACGTGGTGACGACGGTGTCGACGGCCGGGTTGAAGATCGTGCCCGAGATGGGCGTCTATGCCGGAACCAAGAACGCGGTGCGCACCATCATGGAGGCGCTGCGTCAGGAATCCACCGACGGCGTCATCCGCACGACGAGCATCTCGCCGGGCTACGTCCGCACCGAACTCGGGGATTCGATCGACGACCCCGGCCTGGCTGCCCAGATCCGCGAGACCATGGCCGCCTACGGCCTGGACCCCGCCGCGGTGGCGCGGGCGATCGCGTTCGCCGTCGAGCAGCCGCACGACGTCGAGATCGGTGACCTGACCATCCGACCGACCGTGCAGGGCTGACGAACGAGAAGGGAGCCTGCCGTTCGGGGGGTAACGGCAGGCTCCCTGGTTCGTACGGGGTCAGGCGACGGCCTGGGCCCCCAGCACCCGCTGCAGGTCGGGCTTCATCATCTGCAGCTGCTGTCCCCAGTAGCCCCAGCTGTGGGTACCGGCCTGCGGGAAGTTGAACACGCCGTTGGTGCCGCCCGCGGCGACGTAGTTGTCGCGGAAGGTGAGGTTGGTCCGCAGCGTGAACCCTTCGAGGAACTGGGCCGACATCAGGTTCCCGCCACCGCCGGAGGTGTCGAGGTCCGACGGCGTACCGGTGCCGCAGTAGATCCAGACCCGGGTGTTGTTGGCGACCAGCTGGCCGATGTTGACCATCGGGTCGTTGCGCTTCCAGGCCGGGTCATTGGACGGACCCCACATGCTCTCGGCGTTGTAGCCGCCGGCGTCGTTCATGGCCAGGCCGATCAGCATGGGCCACCAGCCTTCCGACGGGTTCAGGAAGCCGGACAGCGAGGCCGCATACACGAACTGCTGCGGGTGGTAGATCGCCAGCGTGAGCGCGCTGCCGCCGGCCATCGAAATGCCTACTGCGGCATTGCCGTTGGGCGACACGCCCTTGTTGGCCTGGAGGTAGGCGGGCAGTTCCTGGGTCAGGAACGTCTCCCACTTGTAGGTGTAGTCCTGACCGTTGCCCTGCGACGGCCGGTACCAGTCGGTGTAGAAGCTGGACTGGCCGCCCACCGGCATGACGGTCGACAACCCGGACTGGTAGTACCACTCGAAGGCCGGGGTGTTGATGTCCCAGCCGTTGTAGTCGTCCTGCGCGCGCAGGCCGTCGAGCAGGTAGACCGCGTGCGGACCGCCACCTTGGAACTGCACCCGGATGTTGCGGTTCATCGACGGGGAGAAGACGTCGAGGTACTCGACGGGAAGGCCGGGCCGGGAGAAGGCGCCTGCCGTCGCCGACCCTCCGGTGAAGCTGATCAACCCCGGCAGGGTGAGGGCTGCGAGCGCCCCCACGACCAGCCGGCGCAACCACGTGGCGCGAATACTCCTGACGAATTTCATGTCGACGACAACCCTTTCCTTGCTCTTCGAGCTTCCCTGACGTTTCCAAAAGCAATCGCCATTGCCTTGCGAGCGTCAGTGAATCACGCGGATGTGGTTCGTTCGCCGCGTCAACGCCGCGTCGCCACGTCGCGGTTGGCTAACGATCCGGACTCGCGGTCGATACCGGGTTGCGCTCGCCGACAACCGCATTCGCGTCCGTGACCCGGCCGTGACCCCGCCATGACGCGGCCGTGATCCGCTCAGCGGAGACGTTGGCGAAGCAGCCCGTTCGACGACGGCGGGGAGGACTCACTGCGGGACGCGTGCTCGGCCGCCGCCAGCGCCCGGCGCACGTCGTTCTTGCGCTCCTCGATCGTGCGGCCGATCTCCTGCAGCAGCAACGGCTTCCGCGCGACCAGCTCCTCCAGCGGCGCGCGATCGATCTGCACCACCGTCACCTCGTCGACGGCGTAGGCGCCGGTGGACACGGGCTCGCGGGTGAGCGTCGTCGAGCCGAGGAAGTCGCCCTCTTCCAGCGTCCGGACCGGGATGAGTGCCCCGTCCTCGCCGTGGGCGATCAGGCGCACGCGTCCGTTGACGATGAAGGACATCCGCTTGGGGGTCTGCCCGGGGAACTGCAGCGCCTCCTCGGCGCCGTAGCGGGTGAGACGCACGGCGGGGAGCAACTGCTGGTGGTCGGCGTCGGTGAGCCGCAGCGTGGGGGAGACGATGCGCAGCGACGTCTCGACGCGCTCGGGACTGCCGAAGTCGTCGGCGACGCCGTCGAGCTTCAGCCCGGCGCGCCGCGCGGCGTACCAGGTCCAGCGCAGGAACGTCGACCGCGCCGCGAAGCCGTCCGCGGGTGAGTGCAGCGGGATCGACGTCGCGAACGCGCCCGTGCCGGTCGTGACGGTCGACGGGGCGGCGCCGTCGCGCAGCTGAGGCAGTCCGGCGGCGACGCGATTCAGCATGGCGCAGACGTCGTCGGGCGGATCGGTCGAGTCGAACGTGGTCTCGACCGAGATGACGTGCGCCCCCTGCGGGCGGCTGAGGTTGGTGAAGGACGCGGCGGCCAGCACCGAGTTCGGGATGATCTGCAGTCCGCTGCCGGTGTCGATGTGGGTGGCGCGCCAGTTGACCTCCACCACCCGGCCGCGTGCCGACGGGGTGTCCACCCAATCGCCGAGCTGGAACGGCTGCTCGAAGAGCACCAGGAGTCCGGAGATGATCTGGCCCACCGAGTTCTGCAGCGCCAGGCCGAGAACGATCGAGGAGATGCCGAGCGCGGTGAACAGACCACCGACGTTGGCCCCCCAGACGTAGGAGAAGATGAGCGCCAGCCCGACGGCGATCACCGCGAACCGCGCCACGTCCAGGAAGATCGACGGAATGCGTTGCCGCCAAGAGCCTTCCGGGGCGCCCTGGAAGAGGGTCGCATTCAGACCGGAGAGGGCCAGCACCAGCACCACGAATCCCAGCACGGTCGCGACGATGCGGACCGGCGTCGCCTCGGCCGACACCTGGGTGGCCTTGACCAGGAGCAGTAGCAGCGCGCCGAGGGGCAGGATGTAGTTGCGGATCAGACCGATCGGCTTGGCGAGACCGCTGCCGCGGCGGACGAGTGCCGCCCGCACCTCGGTGAGGACCACCAGGCAGATCGGCAGCGCCACCGCCACACCGACCGCCCAGTGGAACCAGGAGGCGTCCACGATGCTCGTCACGGGTGTCGCTCCGCGAGACGCCAGACCGCCTCCTGGCCGTCGGCGAGTTCGACGGTGCCGGCGTCGGTGAACTGCCGGGTGTCGCGCATGGCGTCGTACACCCGCGAAGTCACGTAGATGCCGGGCTGGGGGGCGCCGCGCTGCACCTGGTGGGCCAGATCGACGGCGGTGCCCCACATGTCGTAGGCGAGGCTGGTCCGGCCGACCAGGCCGCTGCTGACGGTGCCGGTGTCGATGCCGGCCCGCAGCCGCAGCGCGCTGCCGGTCTCACCGTTGAAGCGGTCGACGATGCGCTGCATCTCGACGGCGAAGTCGACGGTGCGCCGGACGTTGTCCAGCCGCGGCACGG is from Mycolicibacterium grossiae and encodes:
- the lon gene encoding endopeptidase La; translated protein: MPETISVPVLFVSEPIVLPGMVVPVELDDAARAAVDAAQATDTGKLLIAPRLDDRYPTHGVLASIVQVGRMPSGGAAAVVRGERRAHIGSGTTGPGAALWVEVTEVADTPAAEDVKTLAADYKKLLLAMLQRREAWQIVDVVNKISDPSALADTAGYASYLTDVQKRELVETEDVARRLRLLVEWTGDHLAEVEVTDKIAEDVRAGMDKQQKEFLLRQQLAAIRKELGELGPDGEEGSDDYRARVDAADLPEKVREAALREVGKLERSSDQSPEGGWIRTWLDTVLDLPWNVTTEDSTDLAAARNILDADHHGLDDVKDRIVEYLAVRSRRAQRKMSVVGGRGSGAVMVLAGPPGVGKTSLGESVARALGRKFVRVALGGVRDEAEIRGHRRTYVGALPGRIVRAIGEAGSMNPVVLLDEIDKVGSDYRGDPSSALLEVLDPAQNHTFRDHYLELDLDLSDVVFLATANVIENIPSALLDRMELIQIDGYTEDDKVAIARDYLLPRQAERAALTPDEVRVTDEALRKVAADYTREPGVRQFERLLAKALRKATTKLAADPTPITIDEPDLVGYLGRPRFTPESNERTAVPGVATGLAVTGLGGDVLYIEAGSTDAEPGLKLTGQLGDVMKESAQIALSYVRAHADQLGVDPKTLDRQIHVHVPAGAVPKDGPSAGVTMVTALVSMATGRQVRGDVGMTGEVTLNGRVLPIGGVKQKLLAAQRAGLTTVFIPQRNEPDLDEVPAEVLTALDVRPMTDVAEIVALALEPTAESVTQAA
- a CDS encoding mechanosensitive ion channel domain-containing protein; the protein is MTSIVDASWFHWAVGVAVALPICLVVLTEVRAALVRRGSGLAKPIGLIRNYILPLGALLLLLVKATQVSAEATPVRIVATVLGFVVLVLALSGLNATLFQGAPEGSWRQRIPSIFLDVARFAVIAVGLALIFSYVWGANVGGLFTALGISSIVLGLALQNSVGQIISGLLVLFEQPFQLGDWVDTPSARGRVVEVNWRATHIDTGSGLQIIPNSVLAAASFTNLSRPQGAHVISVETTFDSTDPPDDVCAMLNRVAAGLPQLRDGAAPSTVTTGTGAFATSIPLHSPADGFAARSTFLRWTWYAARRAGLKLDGVADDFGSPERVETSLRIVSPTLRLTDADHQQLLPAVRLTRYGAEEALQFPGQTPKRMSFIVNGRVRLIAHGEDGALIPVRTLEEGDFLGSTTLTREPVSTGAYAVDEVTVVQIDRAPLEELVARKPLLLQEIGRTIEERKNDVRRALAAAEHASRSESSPPSSNGLLRQRLR
- a CDS encoding SDR family oxidoreductase, whose amino-acid sequence is MSEEAKTNDGIAGKVVAITGASSGIGEATARLLGARGARLALGARRTDRLDRLAEELGGDGVEVLTQATDVTRRADLDALVAAAVERFGRLDVLVGNAGISKIGPVENGDVAGWASMLEVNVMGVLHGIAAATPVFRRQGRGHVVTTVSTAGLKIVPEMGVYAGTKNAVRTIMEALRQESTDGVIRTTSISPGYVRTELGDSIDDPGLAAQIRETMAAYGLDPAAVARAIAFAVEQPHDVEIGDLTIRPTVQG
- a CDS encoding esterase family protein, producing MKFVRSIRATWLRRLVVGALAALTLPGLISFTGGSATAGAFSRPGLPVEYLDVFSPSMNRNIRVQFQGGGPHAVYLLDGLRAQDDYNGWDINTPAFEWYYQSGLSTVMPVGGQSSFYTDWYRPSQGNGQDYTYKWETFLTQELPAYLQANKGVSPNGNAAVGISMAGGSALTLAIYHPQQFVYAASLSGFLNPSEGWWPMLIGLAMNDAGGYNAESMWGPSNDPAWKRNDPMVNIGQLVANNTRVWIYCGTGTPSDLDTSGGGGNLMSAQFLEGFTLRTNLTFRDNYVAAGGTNGVFNFPQAGTHSWGYWGQQLQMMKPDLQRVLGAQAVA
- a CDS encoding LLM class flavin-dependent oxidoreductase; the encoded protein is MPRRGEPLRKLGFLTIGRFDVDDPRPGMEETLEVIVRAEQLGFDSVWLRDRHLQPGISSPVAIMAAASQRTSRIEIGTAVIPLGLENPFRLAEDLATVDILSGGRINPGVSVGIPMQYDHYKTALYPESHDLQDFSKERVLRLLRALRGEPVSDFSGTIGIEQFTDRIQPHSPGLADRVWYGGGRDSATWAGEQGINYLTSSVVSTEGSESRDFATIQGEQIDAYRSARGDGGRVSQGLVVIPTDSASDDQIRRYTEYAAGRFERTKTPQGPRGMLFSPDYVGTSDELADQLHEHAGFQRAEEVAFALPFTFAAEDYAQIIGDLAEHLGPRLGWSPAP